A section of the Oryza sativa Japonica Group chromosome 1, ASM3414082v1 genome encodes:
- the LOC4324584 gene encoding inactive TPR repeat-containing thioredoxin TTL3, whose protein sequence is MSHRALPPMPDTLSDAFAAAVLMSSTDKPDTLPPGRLSPVSPLTHSSSSKLPTPSSSSGSSGSLSVSRAPASALASRRSHSGEIPLPSDGPPRGSRPGHRRTGSGPLIFTSCSSSATSPLTNALPAGNICPSGRLAKPLSSCSAAATPPAPTPPRAARHDVLGSGTANYGHGSIVRSRSGGVVVAEEDAVVRRAMSSADPEELKKAGNEQYKKGYFEEALRLYDRALALCPDNAACRGNRAAALIGLRRIGEAVKECEEAVRIDPSYGRAHQRLASLHIRLGHIEDAQRHLSLATPQPDLLELHKLQTVEKHLGRCMDARKVGDWKSVLRESDASIAAGADCSAMLFASRAEALLRLNQLDEADLAISSASKLDYSSSCTSDNKFCGFLANAYLFYVHAQVDMALGRFDHAVSSVDKARIIDQGNVEVVTMHNNVKAVARARSLGNELFNSGKFSEACLAYGEGLKHHPVNPVLYCNRAACRFKLGQWEKSIEDCNEALKIQPNYPKALLRRAASYGKMERWAESVKDYEVLRKELPGDTEVAEAYFHAQVALKSSRGEEVSNMKFGGEVEAITGMEQFQMATSLPGVSVIHFMTPLNQQCCKISPFVNTLCTRYPSISFLKVDISESPAVARAENVRTVPTFKIYKNGTRVKEMICPSLQLLEYSVRHYGI, encoded by the exons ATGTCGCACCGCGCGCTGCCGCCAATGCCGGACACGCTGTCGGACGCGTTCGCCGCCGCGGTGCTGATGTCGTCGACGGACAAGCCGGACACGCTGCCGCCGGGGAGGCTGTCCCCGGTCTCGCCGCTCACGCACTCCTCATCCTCCAAGCTCCCCACCCCGagctcctcctcgggctcctcGGGCTCCCTCTCGGTCTCCAGGGCCCCCGCCTCCGCGCTCGCCTCGCGGAGGAGCCATTCCGGCGAGATCCCGCTCCCCTCCGATGGCCCGCCCCGTGGGTCGCGCCCTGGCCACCGACGGACCGGCTCGGGCCCCCTCATCTTCACCTCCTGCTCCAGCTCCGCCACCTCGCCGCTCACCAACGCGCTCCCGGCGGGGAACATCTgcccctccggccgcctcgccaAGCCGCTGTCCTCCTGCTCCGCCGCGGCCACCCCGCCGGCCCCAaccccgccccgcgccgcccgccacgacgTGCTCGGCTCGGGCACCGCCAACTACGGCCACGGGAGCATCGTGCGGtcgcgcagcggcggcgtcgtggtcgCCGAGGAGGACGCGGTGGTCAGGCGGGCCATGTCCAGCGCCGACCCGGAGGAGCTCAAGAAGGCCGGGAACGAGCAGTACAAGAAGGGCTACTTTGAGGAGGCGCTCAGGCTCTACGACCGCGCGCTCGCCCTGTGCCCCGACAATGCCGCATGCCGCGgcaaccgcgccgccgcgctcatcGGGCTCCGCCGCATCGGCGAGGCCGTCAAGGAGTGCGAGGAGGCGGTCCGGATTGATCCCTCGTACGGCCGCGCGCACCAGCGCCTCGCCTCCCTGCATATAAG GCTAGGACACATCGAGGATGCTCAGAGGCACCTCTCACTGGCGACCCCTCAGCCTGACCTCCTAGAGTTGCACAAATTACAAACAGTGGAGAAGCACCTTGGGAGATGTATGGATGCACGGAAAGTTGGGGACTGGAAGAGTGTGTTGAGGGAAAGTGACGCTTCTATTGCGGCAGGAGCTGACTGCTCTGCTATG CTCTTCGCCTCTAGAGCAGAAGCTCTTCTACGGCTCAATCAGCTTGACGAGGCTGATCTGGCGATCTCGAGTGCTTCCAAGTTGGACTACTCATCTTCATGCACCTCAGACAACAAATTCTGTGGGTTCCTTGCCAATGCATACCTCTTTTATGTGCATGCCCAAGTTGACATGGCATTGGGAAG GTTTGACCATGCTGTCTCTTCTGTAGACAAGGCCAGGATAATAGATCAAGGAAATGTTGAAGTTGTAACAATGCATAACAATGTGAAAGCTGTGGCCAGAGCACGATCTTTGGGGAACGAGCTGTTCAATTCTGGAAAATTTTCAGAAGCTTGCTTAGCTTATGGTGAAGGGCTCAAACATCACCCTGTGAATCCAGTCCTTTATTGCAATAGGGCAGCTTGCAGGTTCAAACTAGGTCAGTGGGAGAAATCCATTGAGGACTGCAATGAAGCACTCAAGATTCAACCCAACTATCCAAAGGCTTTGCTCAGACGTGCGGCTTCCTATGGCAAG ATGGAGCGATGGGCAGAATCTGTGAAAGATTATGAAGTTCTTAGAAAGGAACTTCCAGGTGACACTGAAGTGGCGGAAGCCTATTTCCATGCCCAGGTTGCTCTGAAGTCTTCTCGGGGTGAAGAAGTATCTAATATGAAGTTCGGAGGAGAAGTTGAGGCAATTACTGGAATGGAACAATTCCAGATGGCTACATCCTTGCCAG GTGTTTCAGTCATCCATTTCATGACACCTTTAAATCAGCAGTGCTGCAAAATTTCCCCATTTGTGAATACCCTGTGTACCAGATACCCATCTATCAGTTTCCTCAAG GTCGATATAAGCGAGAGCCCTGCTGTTGCACGCGCAGAAAATGTGAGGACGGTTCCAACATTTAAAATATACAAAAATGGTACAAGAGTGAAGGAAATGATCTGCCCCAGCCTACAGCTCCTGGAGTATTCAGTGAGGCATTATGGGATTTAG